The following is a genomic window from Bacteroidia bacterium.
TTCTGTTTACGTCTAGCCTTCAGAATTGGAAAAAATTCAAACATTTCCTCTTTCTTTTGGGCTATTTTTATCTCATCTCTGACTAAAAAAGCTCCCATGTCCAAATTTTCTTCGACCGTCAAATCGGCAAAAACTCGGCGCCCTTCCGGTACTAAAGCTACACCCAAAGCCGCAATTTCATCGGTTCTTAGATTCCTGTTTAAAGGGTCTTCTTTTTTTCTGAACAGGTGGGAATTCTTCTCTTTTTTATAATCGGCATTGGCAATCTCTTGGTTCTCAAAACTTATTGAGCCTGTAATAATCGGTTCCAAACCGACTATTGCCTTAAGTAGGGTACTTTTACCTGCTCCGTTTGCTCCTATGAGACAGACAATATCTCCCTCATTAACCTCAACACTAACGTTACGCAATGCCTTGATACTACCGTAAGAGACACTTATTGAATCTATCTTTAACAAGCCACTCATGACTCTTCCTTTCCTAAATAGGCTTCAATTACTCCGGGGTTGTTCCTAATCTCTG
Proteins encoded in this region:
- a CDS encoding ABC transporter ATP-binding protein, translated to MSGLLKIDSISVSYGSIKALRNVSVEVNEGDIVCLIGANGAGKSTLLKAIVGLEPIITGSISFENQEIANADYKKEKNSHLFRKKEDPLNRNLRTDEIAALGVALVPEGRRVFADLTVEENLDMGAFLVRDEIKIAQKKEEMFEFFPILKARRKQKTRSLSGGEQQMMAIARALMGSPRLLLLDEPGLGLAPLIIQDIFEKIAIINRDDKVTVFLVEQNARMALKASKEGYVMENGEIVLSDLSSELLENEKVKSAYLGE